Proteins from one Comamonas flocculans genomic window:
- the dmpG gene encoding 4-hydroxy-2-oxovalerate aldolase: MSIKGKKVTLHEMALRDGMHPKQHQISIEQMKAVATALDAAGMPLIEVTHGDGLGGDSVNYGFAAHTDEQYLKAVIPLMKQAKVSALLLPGIGTVDHLKLAHEVGVHTIRVATHCTEADVSEQHITMARKLGMDTVGFLMMSHMNSPEGLVKQAKLMEGYGANCIYVTDSAGHMLPEDVRAKLGAVRGALKPETELGFHAHHNLAMGVANSITAIEMGANRVDAASAGLGAGAGNTPMEVLVAVLDLMGVQTGVDVFKIQDVAEDLIVPMMDFPIRIDRDALTLGYAGVYGSFLLFAKRAEKKYGVPAREILVEMGRRGCVGGQEDMIEDTALTLARQRGLKVA; encoded by the coding sequence ATGAGCATCAAAGGCAAGAAAGTCACCCTGCACGAGATGGCGCTGCGCGACGGCATGCACCCCAAGCAGCACCAGATCAGCATCGAGCAGATGAAGGCGGTCGCCACCGCGCTGGACGCGGCCGGCATGCCGCTGATCGAGGTCACCCATGGGGACGGCCTGGGGGGTGATTCGGTCAACTACGGCTTTGCCGCGCACACCGACGAGCAATACCTCAAGGCGGTGATCCCGCTGATGAAGCAGGCCAAGGTTTCGGCCCTGCTGCTGCCCGGCATAGGCACCGTCGATCACCTGAAGCTGGCGCACGAGGTCGGCGTGCACACCATCCGCGTGGCCACCCATTGCACCGAGGCGGACGTCTCCGAGCAGCACATCACCATGGCGCGCAAGCTCGGCATGGACACCGTGGGCTTTCTGATGATGAGCCACATGAACAGCCCCGAGGGCCTGGTCAAGCAGGCGAAGCTGATGGAAGGCTACGGCGCCAACTGCATCTACGTCACCGACTCGGCCGGTCACATGCTGCCCGAGGATGTGCGCGCCAAGCTCGGCGCGGTGCGGGGCGCGCTCAAGCCCGAGACGGAACTCGGCTTTCACGCGCACCACAACCTCGCCATGGGCGTGGCCAACTCCATCACCGCGATCGAGATGGGCGCCAATCGGGTGGATGCGGCCAGTGCCGGTCTGGGCGCGGGCGCGGGCAACACGCCGATGGAGGTGCTGGTCGCGGTGCTCGACCTGATGGGCGTGCAAACCGGCGTGGACGTGTTCAAGATCCAGGACGTGGCCGAAGACCTGATCGTGCCGATGATGGACTTCCCCATCCGCATCGACCGCGATGCGCTCACGCTGGGCTACGCGGGTGTCTACGGTTCCTTCCTGCTGTTCGCCAAGCGCGCCGAGAAGAAGTACGGCGTGCCCGCGCGCGAGATCCTCGTCGAGATGGGGCGCCGGGGCTGCGTCGGCGGGCAGGAAGACATGATCGAGGACACCGCGCTCACGCTCGCGCGCCAGCGCGGCCTGAAGGTGGCCTGA